Genomic DNA from Nicotiana tabacum cultivar K326 chromosome 21, ASM71507v2, whole genome shotgun sequence:
GTTCACGTGCCCGTCATTTTACCTATACATCCTCCCCTGCCACCATTCTTTCCATGGCAAATCTTTTTTCCTTCTTCGCCTTTTTCCATCTCTTCCTTCTTGCCTTGTCTTCCTATTCCATGTCCTTATCATTTAATTACACCCTCTTTCAAGATATACTTATTTTAGGTTATAATCAAGTTATAGTTAAAATTATAATGTGAACCACCAAAGAATGTGGTGCAGTGGATGTGACTGCTCTTTTCTTAACAAGAGGTCTCGAGATCGAGCCCTGAGTATGGAAAAATTCTTGGTAGGGAGTCCTTTCCCCCGAATGGGGCCCTATGCGGcgcgaatccggatatagtcgAACTCCAATGCGGGTACCGGACACCGGGTTTCctgggaaattaaaaaataaattataatgtgagaattataatatactggaggaATTAAATTAATAACGTGACTAATTAGTGAATATATGTTTCGTAGCTATTTGGTTCattattttaagaatttaataTTATATTGAGTATGatataaaatatgtatttgattttACATTAATAAATTTGGGTAAAAATTATCTGCTTTAACATATTTCTTCTTAAAGGAATCTGGGAAAAGAGTTTAGAAAAGATATCTTtaccttttaattattttaacccATTATTAGCCAATCTCGAAATTATTATCTCACATGGAATATGGTACAAAAATGATATCAAAATTATGATATAAATAATCACCAGATTACtcacaatcgaaataaaaactTTCAATCAAACACAAAAGATAATCCTATATTTAATCTCAAGATTATTATTTTAATCTCTAGTACCAAACAACCCCTTTAAATATTGTTTAACCTATCATGGCCTAAGAattgcaacaaaaaaaaaaaaaaaaaaaaaccaatgaaCAATCTGATAGTTGTAAGTCTTGTTGAAGTCAACATGCAGTCAACTTCATCATCCTTCTTTTTCCACATTCATTTCCATCTGCATAATAATTGTCCTCTTCACTTCACTTCATCTCACCCGCTTTTCTCCACCATGGCAaatcttctttcatttttcaccttttcccttttcttccttcTCTCTTTACCTTCCTATTCAATATCCTCTTCATCTAATTACACTTTCCCTCAAAAATACTTCATCAACTGTGGTTCACATTCCAGCGTCCCCGCCGTAGCCATCACTTTTTCCGGCGACCTGATCTCCGACTCCGACCACAGTAGCTCTGCTGTAGACCCCACTTCAAGAGGTTTAGCGGAAATCTATAAAACTGCCAGAATTTTCAGACAAGATTCTTCATATGAACTTGAAACAGAGGAAACTGGTTTTTACATAGTAAGActtcatttctttccttttcctgATCTTTTTAATGCGAAGTTCGACATTTTGGCATCTGGGTTTTTGCTTTTGTCTAATTTTACTGTCCCAAGAAACGTAACTTCTCCTGTCATCAAAGAGTTTTTACTCCCCGTGAAAGATTCTAAATTGAAAATCAGCTTTAAACCTCAAGAATCATCTTTTGCCTTTGTAAATGCTATAGAAGCATTTATTACTCCTCAAGATTTCATTCCTGAGTCTGCTACTCATGTTACTCGTCAAGGAAAtagcaatattagtaataaagaTTTGTCCTTGAGTGCTTTATCTGTGGTTCATAGGATCAATGTTGGTGGTTCAGTAATTACGCCCGAAAATGATACGATGAGGAGAAATTGGTTGCCTGATGATGGTTATTTGTTTATCAAAGAATCAGCAAAGAACCATTCAATGTTTACTGATAGCCTTAACTATGATACAGAACGAGGAGCTAGTCGATATGATGCTCCTGACTTTGTTTATAAAACTGCCAAAGAAATGAATAAAGTTGTTGAGAGAAATGATGACAACTTGTTTAATATAACTTGGGATTTTGAAGTAAATAAGAATGGTATATTTTTCGTGCGTCTACATTTCTGTGACATCATTAGTCAAGAAAGGAATCAAACGGTTTTTAATGTCTATATGAATGGTGTATATGGACAGCCGATTAGTCCATTTGATAGACTTTCACAAATGGCAGCTCCTTTCTATGTTGATTTTGTGGTGGATTCAGATGGTTCTGGTTTTATGAATATCTCTGTTGGACCCCGGATCGACTCACGTACTCAAAATGCTTTTCTAAATGGAGTAGAAATCATGCAGCTGATTAACGAACGGGGATCAGTTCAAGATGGAAATGGACAGACCAAGAATCGTCGTTTGTTGATAATCGCTGGTGCTACCATTGGTGGTGTGGTTGCGGTTCTCATCTTAGTTTCTGCAGTGGTTATCttgttttgtttgaaatcaaGAAAAGCAAAACCTGTTGAGAGTGGTGACTGGCAAGTTGTGAATGCTAATGGAACAAGTTCACACAGCAGAACTACTGTAAGAACTTCTCCAATTGGTAGCACTACTCCTGATATGAATCTAGGGTTAAAGATATCTTTGGCTGAGATTGTTTATGCTACGAATAACTTTGATCCCACATTTATGATTGGTGAGGGTGGTTTTGGGAAAGTTTACAAAGGAACTTTTCAAGATGGTGTTAAAGTGGCTGTGAAAAGAAGTGAGCCTGGCCATGGTCAGGGTCTTATGGAATTCCAAACTGAGATAATGGTCTTGTCCAAGATTCGTCATCAACGTCTCGTTTCATTGATTGGATACTGTGATGAACGAAACGAGATGATACTTGTGTATGAATTCATGGAGAAGGGGACTTTGAGAGAGCATTTGTACAGTTCCAACGAAGATCTTGGTAAATCATCTTCAAGGTCAGTATTATCTTGGGATCAAAGGCTTGAAATTTGTATTGGTGCAGCTGAAGGTTTACAGTATCTTCACACTGGTTTAAATGGTCCAATTATTCATAGGGATATTAAGTCGACGAACATCCTTCTTGATGAACATTATGTTGCCAAAGTTGCTGATTTTGGTCTATCGAAATCAGGTCCTCCTGATCTAACACATATTAGTACCGATGTTAAGGGTAGCTTCGGTTATCTTGATCCTGATTACATAAGATGCATGCAACTCACTCAAAAATCTGATGTCTACTCTTTTGGAGTTGTACTTCTTGAAGTGCTTTGCGCTCGACCAGCTGTTAACACTCAGCTTCCAAGGGATCAAGTAAACTTAGCTGAATGGGGACTTTCTTGGCAAAGAGAAAACCAGCTAGAAAAGATAATTGATCCATCGCTTGCAGGTAAAATTAAGCCAAACTCGTTGAGAAAATTCGGGGAAACAATAGAGAAATGCCTGCAAGAATATGGGACGGATAGGCCTAATATGGTGGATGTGTTGTGGGACTTGAAATATGCTCTACAGCTTCAAAACTCTGCAATATTGCCACAAGAATTTCATGAAGATAGCACCACAGATGTTTCGTGGCAATTGGCATTGCCCGGTATTCATCGCTTACCTTCTATAGATGTAAGCACAAGTATTGCCAGTGCCAGTGAGAGTGAGGTTTTTTCGCAATTGGTGATCGATGAAGATAGATGATTTTTGGCCTTAGCATATATTAGCTCACTTCATTCTGTTGCAAGTCTGTCTTCTGTGGtagtattttcaaaatttttacatGTGACTTCTTGCATGAACCTTGTGTCCAAATACTATTAGATAATTGGTACATGGCAAGAGTTTTTACATGTGGCAATATTTCCAAGTAACTATGGACAAATGGCTTATTTTGTCCAAGTGTCCTCCCAAGAGAAAGAGTGGCATCTTGCATGTTTGTTCATGGACAAGTGTTAACCACTTGTCAAGATTACCATCATCATTCTTGCTCATATAAAGCCACAATCTGCCACATCCGAATGatcaacaaaagaaagaaaattatctTCACCTTTGTGGTTCAATTATTATCTAATTATGTAATTATTATCATAGTAATTATTAATCTTTCTTCTGTAGTACCATTTTGTCTAAATTGTCATTCACCAGTTATTTCTTTTACAGTTTTCCAGCTTGCTggatttattattaatattttgctGATTTTTGTATCTTCTAAATAAATAGAGATGAGCTTTTTTAATTTTGGGGAAACATTTCACATTGCTGTAATAGTTTCTTCTGACAGTACCTAGCACGACTCAAGCTAATTCGTATATCTGCTTACCAATAATATTATTGcagtattattatcattattttccgATGTCATTACCCTACATCTTCTTCTGCTTCCTTTTGGTTAAGGCAATTCTATATATCATGTGCCAAAACCTTGTTGCAACTGCTTCTGAATAATAGTCAGGGTTCATTTTCTATATTGGATAATAGGCAAATGCTTCAAATGATATCTGTATTAATAGTATATGACATATTGTTCTGCTTAGAAGAAATGTGGTGCTATATAGAGTATATTTGGtaggaaggaaaatatttttcagcaaTTATTTTCTTGAACAAATTGTCTCACTTCTCTATATTCTCTAAGATTTAGAACTATCATAAAAAATAAGCAAAGAAAGTTGTTTTTCCCCTTTTAATGAAAAGTATTATTCTTTGGTGTTTGGTtgccaaaaaatatttattttccgaaaaatatttttcatcgtACCAAACACGCTCATGGAGGTGGTAAATTGTGAGTTGGATCAAATTTGGGTGGATCAAAATTACACAGGTCAAATCAATAAGTTGGTCACGTCCCGCCTGTACAAAGTTTGTATTAGGTCAAGATGGGTCCTAACCTAACTCAGTATAACCCAACCCTCCCTCCTTTATAAATTTGCTCCTTTTGAAAAAAATGTGAAAAGCtaatatatttttcttaaatgATTAGCTTTAAGTTTCTTCCAAATATACTCAATCCTccacctccaaattcgattttaTATGTTTAGATTTGTTGTATTTTGACTTATTGTGTTGTACTACATTGATCCGCATAAACCCAGTAGTTTAATTGGTCGTTACGGCTCATCTGTTGGATCAAGTTAAAAAACGAGTCATAACTTAAATCAGTTTGATTTTTGCCAGAGTTGGACGATTACTATAAGAACTCTGGCAATTCTGCGCTCTTTCGGATGTCGAACAAATTAATAAAACacctgtttaccttgaaaatacaAGTAACATTAAActtgtttatggttttaaagatacgtgttttagttcaatactaattaataaccaaGAAATCTAACATATAAATGAAAAAAGTAAGTTGAATCAAACCAGTATTTAAGCAAGTCTTGACCTCGAGCTATGGTGTCCTCGAGGTTGGTCAACAAGACAGTAAAGTAAAGATAACAATAAAGTTAAGAAACAATTCTGAGGAGTAATGAGCaagaaagtaagagagtatatattCTTTTGCCAATGATTGATGATGATTACAAATGTTTGGGGTCTCCTTTATAtaggagtccggaaccaaaatgtggttcttttggactcaaactacacaaataggtggtaaaaaaaaagacctttttatatatagcgccataatacctggcgctatatacTAACAGTAATGGTACCGTTAAAGTATAGCACCAAGTATTATGGCGTTATACTGTAAAAGCTGACATGGtcaggtatagcgccacaatacctggcgctatacatacatcattaatgtatagcgccaggtatagtggcgctatacatagattttcctggccccaccaataatgacttcaataattcaagcgtatagtgccaactttttgggtgctatacctatataaaaaaaaattcctagctagccatttcctatataaagaggttaggattgtatagaaattcattcaaaaaaaattttacctcttgttgaaacgtttattgttcttaaattctccagcattttttcattatgtctgaagagcgtagaataagagtttcattatattggggggtgaggttgtgatggagaataacttcGTGGGCTACAGTTTATCtgctcagtgtcatgttaaattgccacttacaatagagtacgataaattgatatcgttgttatgcaaaaaactgagtgtgaggaaacgttcagtgatacttaaagtaaccggaagatatccgtattccgtcactccgcaaggggttgctttttactcggagtttaacatcgacgatgatgaaactttgagtggttttctgaggactccggacgaatgcagggaatttcttgtaatcacaatgttggagatgtacgtgaaggtcgaagtTGTTCCAAAAAACGAGGTTGTGCGTAGCAGAGATAaaccccagtcatcgggtggttattatggagtagtttttgccggacaggtttcggatgaaagagttttccttgatttaaacttatcaccgccggcgaatgagcagcgagaaaataatttataccctgctttccataattcacaagacgagtggtaaacttcaattttcatttgtgttaattatgtatatttttggcgtattgaatttgtattaacgctcatatatttaatagggggtaccggccggatatgaattttacaagtggcccatccggtagtcatcacttAATTGAAAATGTCCATCATGAAATTTCATCACATtatgacttgtaagtgaagtaatatagccatatggaaatcatttattaattcagtagcttatatttttgttggttgtgcagtgaaaacgagcaagttgaaccacccgtactcactcaattgaccgAAAATGACGTATTatatcgggatctggcagatgcacagagtgaggaacagaacagtgattacgataacaatgtcgatgaatccggagacgagacacccttttttcgtgaggatggtgatgagcaggatgaggaggaaggacctgatttgaagagagaccccccctagacgaagagtgtatgagtccgaagtgtcatttcattcaagggagattccttacattgataacttgccaaccgtgccggatgtggaagctctaacaatggattttgatgaaatccggacagcaatgtgggatgagtctagaccaacggtgcttgcaaaggggatgctttttcctgataaaacgcgcttaagcagggcttgtaaaatgcacaacgtaaaagagtgtcgtgagatgcaggtatgggagtcaagtccgatggtatacaaggttttttgccgcaggtggttttggccatgtaattggataTTGCGTGCGACCAAGAAGAAGACAAGTATGtgaaaagtgggtaaatacattctcACCCACACATGTGAAATGGACAtattcaacgggaatcacttcaacttggatattaacttgatttctcttgtacttattccgcatatcgaagcgtccataaggtatacaatcaaagagtgcattacatcggtccaccaggaatatggccataccattacgaaaagaaaggcatttctcgggtgcaaacgagcgtttgaaattgtctacggtaattgggataagtcatttgcatctctgccaaagtacatggccgcactgcagcactttaaccccaGGACAGTTGTTGAATGAAAGCTTGAGCAGAGTCTGGGaacaccagaatacatattcaattacgtgttctgggcgtttaagccagcaattAATGGTTTTTTGCATTGCCGGccagtaatatccatagacggaactcatgtctatggaaagtacgatatcaagctattgatagctgtggcagtggatgctaatggacagatatttcctctagcttttgctgtttgtgccaatgaaagcacagagacgtggacgctgtttttgaaccacatgaaagagcacgttgtcaaacaacgttcaggtatttgtctaatatctgatcggtacggtggtatattaagttctgtgaAGAACTTGTCTGCATGgaaagaaccttatgcataccaccgttactatgtgaggcactttaaggccaatttccagaaggcatatcccaacaaggatctacatgatttgatgtggatggcagcaacataCCACAAAcagcataaattccggaggcatatagattctatcaggcaagaagacgaggcatcctatcgttggttaatgcgacatgaccctgaaaagtggacgttgcatgcggatggtggcagacgatggggaattcttactacaaacgtgtcagagtccttcaacgggttattgaagtcggcaagaggattgcccgtcacagccatggtgcggatgtcgttcaagcagataATGGAGAGGTTTGTTCAACGGTCTTGcagctgcaacggaattgatggagaggggtgttgaatttatgccagtgcctatgaagagatttgagaaatacagacggcgagcatattggcattcatttttgcagtatgataacgaaagaggtgtttttgaagttcgcaccgctatccataatagtcggggtaataatgtacatactgtaaatgaatctgTAAGGTTATGCTCCTGCgtgaaatggtccatctaccacatgccttgctcacatgccatcaagtgttttcaacgtgttggttatgcggagaccaactatgttgatcaataatatagtgtttccaagtacctaaacacatatagtggtcagttgcagccagtgggtgctgagcattattggcatccgaaatcatttaaaatggtgtgtaacaagtcctatttgcgtaaaagacaggtgcagaagagaacacgtatacggaaccaaatggatgttagtgacaccgtttatgcgcgcaaatgtggtatatgctcgcaaacaggacacgaccatcgtaaatgtccttcagctggtttgggtggcaaaactaatcaagctcgtggtgggtgttcttctagtgtacctaactacccatgagttgatGTTATAATAATTAGTTATTATATCTATGTTGtaagatttatgaaataaaattatgcttgttaACTATTATTTATACTTtcccattttacctatttaaataataatttaataaaattatctgtctatttattatgtgtgcgttgtcttgtcgaactgaaaaagctgaccagctgacataaagttgtcttgtcaacatcatgatatttaacacgcaaagtatagcaCCATTAGATAGtccgttatgtgtgtgttgtcttgtcgaactgaaaaagccgaccagctgacataaagttgtcttgtcaacatcatgatatttaacacgcaaagtatagcgccattagatagtacgttatgtgggtgttgtctcgcctataaataacgggctcattgtagttatgttgtgtgctcaaaatttactaaaagcaaatattttattaaaggtaaggttttttttactaaaagcaaatattacacaaatggctcaacctcttcgtccaccaaagtgcaactgtggaaaagcatgcttgatgcaaaattgttgggacggtggtgaagtaggacgccgctactggcactgtatgaaccagttttacaaggttcccggcgaacctatttgtgattttcaagaatggcttgatgaaccatgttatcaggaatgttacagagaacaactacagtttcttcataatatgtgtttaagacaacaggaacatgaaaaagaaagcaatagaattattgcagacttgagggcgaacctgaaggaggtgggagaagaaaaatggaaaacacaatggaattgtgaagcacaaaaggatcgaaaaaaaatataaactgaaacttgcggaggtgaaggcgaaactgaaaTAGGTAGAAGAATAAAAAGAACAACTGGAAGAACGATCTAAGTGGTAGAATAAATAGCAACCGGGgctaaacattggcatgtatgtgtttagtgtatttttcatatttcatgtatttttattatgttggtctgctatgtttgtgtttgtgattgtgtttgtgctgtagtaatgttttccttgtttgttgtactaaattttattttaattgaagtagaagttaagtttaagtgcttgtgttgtactatattttattttaattgaaatggaagttaagtttaagtgcttgtgttgtactaaattttattttatgaaactatcaaacgaATGGAGAAATAAAAAAAGTAATGTGCATATTCGATTAACTAATAttgttaatgtatacaaaaatattatttacaccatgtcaatgtgtccgcatccggtgtgtctcaatGCAGTCGCTGGCCTAAGGCGCATCCCCTCCCACCcgggtacgctatcaggatcatcatcatcaagtcgtctccttatagCCGGATGTGGCGcaggatgacatgtatcggtggCGCTGTCAGCTCCAGTAAAAGGCTACAgaataatatgaaacttagtatagaaaactacataacaattcacaacaatttatattgtcttaccatcatcgtctctagatcctgaatgtagtcatctgtcgcTGCATCGCATGAAACcttaaaaaagaaattaataaagttaaagaaaataaataagttacagttaacacaaattcaaattcaatactaataaactcatacatgcgcatgtgatgtggagccataactcagtcggcgcccacTATAAAAATCTCGGGTTGGTCGATCCTCAACAGTTGTAGGTGGGCCTGGGAAGTATCTACCCCAATCTACTCCTTGAATATCCGAGCCCGTGATCAATAATTGACCCGATGGGATCACCTGCGATGGCACTGGAGTGCGATAAATTCCAAGGCTGTAAGACGGCATGTccgtctcatgcatgccacctgccatatcagcatcaacatcatcagcaggagcctcaacgcccacttgctggggaccacctcctctccgcccacgaccACGTCGTCCGGCACCACCAGCTCTTCGGCCACCACTAGCTCGTGGGATACCACGACCCCGATGGTACTGCACTGGGTACATATAATCAGCCTCGTATGCCAAACGCTAATCCGATCGggctcgctgcagtgtctgggcagccacatccatgaatcaacgactatactcctgcatggccacatgatcgtggacataactctacatctgctgccccatatgatagatggtatgcaatccaatcgcctgcacaaagtaaaaaatataaactacatatttgGCACTAATTATAGTTGTATaactaataataacagaaaacataccagggcctcgtgtctcccggcgtatgggacgtaccgaccgtgtgcctgatgaactgggttcccgataaaaagtcgggaaacagtgcggtaccatgccatataacgtggaataggaaagtgttgcggaggtggggtcaagtcccctcgccTGTCCCAGGTACCCAACTGCTCGTTAAGCCATGCTATAAATGTGTCGTCCGCCCTGGaccgatcatccctctcataatgtaaagcatGCCATGCAGGCGGAGTCGGTATAGGTTGCGGCAGGCCAAACTGATGAAATACCCGCTCGGAGGCATggtgctcgacaatatcgaggcatatgagcgggacagaagccctccaaatatgtcgGCCGAACAtgcaatacgctggcagggtacctatAACCTCATCGTTGtacggcgtccagatgaactatcaaataagaacacaaaccgttagtatgcacaacactaagttaatctataacaagtaagtttagtTATATATTCACCTGTGCGTCTTCCAGaagatccaacacatccctgcagagggggagattatgatgggcatcatactctcgtgcaAGATTACGACGCATAACCCACCTATAGGCTAGAGGGAGTTGCGAAATTTCTACATTAGCCGGTagttgtggtagaggtggctgaaactgcagaaatcgctcccaAACCCAAActtaacatacaaagttgacgtaaagtataagattaactataactaggtagaattgtaactaatggacatattatttgaatatgttgtcacctgtagaagcgacAGAAAGCTACCAACGTCTTTCTGTGTGCCGATGCAAGCccggcacatctgcctgtacagaTATGAGATGACAGCACCACCCCAGCTGTACAAAGATGTATCCTCGAACCgggcaatatgatgcagaaaacggaggctcactaggttccccgaagtgttcgggaacaagaccccccccAATAAAAGGAGCAACAGCAGCCTCGTATATCGCTGTACATCCACCTCCGCAGACTCATCGGTGATAGTATGGTGGATCTGCACTAGGTGGTCTTtaatggggaccaactgtatacgactggacccagacgctaccgcctcgtcctccggcatgaaacccgtgagcatgtgtagcatatcccaatatgccttccgcgaataatatctcatggtcgcaggcagtaaaactggcaagccatcagcggacaggccatataaaatctcagcgtcctggagtgtgatggtggcctcgccgatgggcaaatggaaagtgtgcgtctccggtcgccaccgctcaatcaaggtcgtgatcaaagcatagtcgagctgtatccggccaatcctaataatcctatataatcccatctcctccaagtaatggaccacgcggggatgtagaacgcggggaggactcaaaaactcccacaatagatccactctcctagcccggaaagtctgcgtaagcaact
This window encodes:
- the LOC107783154 gene encoding putative receptor-like protein kinase At5g24010, with protein sequence MNNLIVVSLVEVNMQSTSSSFFFHIHFHLHNNCPLHFTSSHPLFSTMANLLSFFTFSLFFLLSLPSYSISSSSNYTFPQKYFINCGSHSSVPAVAITFSGDLISDSDHSSSAVDPTSRGLAEIYKTARIFRQDSSYELETEETGFYIVRLHFFPFPDLFNAKFDILASGFLLLSNFTVPRNVTSPVIKEFLLPVKDSKLKISFKPQESSFAFVNAIEAFITPQDFIPESATHVTRQGNSNISNKDLSLSALSVVHRINVGGSVITPENDTMRRNWLPDDGYLFIKESAKNHSMFTDSLNYDTERGASRYDAPDFVYKTAKEMNKVVERNDDNLFNITWDFEVNKNGIFFVRLHFCDIISQERNQTVFNVYMNGVYGQPISPFDRLSQMAAPFYVDFVVDSDGSGFMNISVGPRIDSRTQNAFLNGVEIMQLINERGSVQDGNGQTKNRRLLIIAGATIGGVVAVLILVSAVVILFCLKSRKAKPVESGDWQVVNANGTSSHSRTTVRTSPIGSTTPDMNLGLKISLAEIVYATNNFDPTFMIGEGGFGKVYKGTFQDGVKVAVKRSEPGHGQGLMEFQTEIMVLSKIRHQRLVSLIGYCDERNEMILVYEFMEKGTLREHLYSSNEDLGKSSSRSVLSWDQRLEICIGAAEGLQYLHTGLNGPIIHRDIKSTNILLDEHYVAKVADFGLSKSGPPDLTHISTDVKGSFGYLDPDYIRCMQLTQKSDVYSFGVVLLEVLCARPAVNTQLPRDQVNLAEWGLSWQRENQLEKIIDPSLAGKIKPNSLRKFGETIEKCLQEYGTDRPNMVDVLWDLKYALQLQNSAILPQEFHEDSTTDVSWQLALPGIHRLPSIDVSTSIASASESEVFSQLVIDEDR